Proteins co-encoded in one Centroberyx gerrardi isolate f3 chromosome 18, fCenGer3.hap1.cur.20231027, whole genome shotgun sequence genomic window:
- the LOC139915202 gene encoding uncharacterized protein LOC139915202, producing MEDSYPKCPKTTWIFNRDPPSTDVELEDGNIVSSTRAARLSLGSNCSLVLHSISAEDAGLYSCRQRDNGPEAFVYLNILTISPSPPDADPNPDGNIMLICSLLKYEDRLCGQNRISWVDETGAELHDEGDGYEVNRQSNCISVLTVRSQNNRKYRCQLTDDKGKVVICVDYPPAFSDAQTHIFIGAAAAVGGVVALLIFTVVLIKRRKRTKDVQKSTHSFKQSCDHLADPEPQADPDETLTYASISHANHNKPTPKKQVQEEEEAVTYSTVKIPLEETEPDRRLNDPSSLYTKCTMTEQKDNYNLTLSCSVLTYECRKTLMWLYDGVKLDGNIRNIQISQSPCHTTVSFLTTDYIKKRFQCELTDNYIGNKTLDFTSLSSVSNC from the exons ATGGAGGACAG TTACCCAAAATGCCCCAAAACTACATGGATTTTCAACAGAGATCCCCCTTCGACTGATGTGGAGCTCGAGGATGGAAATATTGTCTCCTCGACCCGAGCAGCCAGACTGAGTTTGGGCTCTAACTGCTCTCTGGTCCTTCATAGCATCAGTGCTGAGGATGCTGGGCTCTACAGctgtagacagagagataatGGACCGGAGGCATTTGTCTATCTAAATATTCTGACTA tctctccatctccaccagACGCAGATCCAAACCCGGACGGCAATATCATGTTAATATGCTCTTTGTTGAAATATGAAGACAGACTGTGTGGACAGAACAGAATCAGCTGGGTAGACGAGACGGGCGCCGAGCTGCACGATGAAGGCGATGGGTATGAGGTCAACAGACAGAGTAACTGTATCTCTGTTCTGACTGTGAGGAGTCAGAACAACAGGAAATACCGCTGCCAGTTGACTGATGATAAGGGCAAGGTGGTGATATGTGTCGACTACCCACCTGCCTTCTCAG ATGCTCAGACTCACATCTTTATtggtgcagcagcagcggtcGGGGGGGTAGTAGCACTGCTGATCTTCACTGTTGTACTCATCAAACGCAGGAAGAGAACAAAAG ATGTTCAAAAATCAACCCATTCCTTT aaACAATCTTGTGACCATCTGGCGGATCCTGagccccag GCTGATCCGGATGAAACTCTGACCTATGCCAGCATTAGCCATGCCAACCACAACAAGCCCACTCCTAAAAAACAG gtccaggaggaagaggaggcggtcACCTATTCCACAGTAAAGATTCCTCTGGAGGAGACAGAACCAGACAGACGCCTGAATGATCCCAGCAGCCTCTACACCAAATGCActa TGACTGAACAGAAGGACAACTATAATCTGACGTTGTCCTGCTCTGTGTTGACATATGAGTGTAGAAAGACACTGATGTGGCTGTATGATGGTGTgaagttggatggaaacatcaGGAACATTCAGATATCACAGTCTCCCTGCCACACCACTGTGTCCTTTCTGACTACTGATTATATCAAAAAGagattccagtgtgaactgACTGATaattacattggaaacaagacgTTGGACTTCACCTCTCTGTCCTCAG TTAGCAACTGCTGA